Part of the Bacillus sp. N1-1 genome, AACAACGAGTCCAAATTGACTCATATCGAGACCAATATCTGTTTCAACTTTATCGAGCACAATTCCCTTTGTATTTGTTACCCCACCTGACACGAACTGGGTAAACAATAAAATAATTAATGCATGAATACTTTTTCCTTTTGACATTGTCCGTAACCTCCAAAAATTAATCTATGACAGGGGATTCCACGGGTATTCTGTCTTAAAACTTGCAAATATTTTCCGACTTTTTTATGTGAGCGTTTCCATCACCGCCATAATTGAGATAGCAAGCCATAAAAAAAGTTGTAGAGGAAATTCCTCTACAACTCACTTCATTGTATACACAGTGAATGTAGCGATAAAATAGATCACTACGATTAAGGCCGATGGCAACATGTAAAAAAGGGTACTCCGTTTGTTCTTTCTTGTAATGCTATATAAAATAACGAGCACAACTAGAATAGAAGAAATGGTTGTTATCACATTTGATGGACTCGCATGCTGAAAAATATTTGTTTTAAAGTAGATCGCATCCGTAAAGGAAAGTAGCATAATGTTAAATGCGTTACTTCCGAGAAGTGAACTTACCCCCATGCTATAGTTTCGTAGTTTCAACGCAGTCGCAACACTTACAGCATCAGGTAAGGAGGTACTTGCCCCGACAAGAAAAGACCCCACAAAAGATGCACCAAGCCCTGTACTTTCTGCGATTCGATCGGCTGTCAATGTAAGAACTGTTCCTACGATCATGATTCCAATAGCAGAAAGAATGAACATCGTAAGAACTCTTCGATAAGAAAATTCCCCGTATTTTTCATTTTTCCGGCTTTTTCTCTTTACTTTTTCTTCTGTTTGTTTATTTATCCATTTCACACCAAA contains:
- a CDS encoding sodium:calcium antiporter; the encoded protein is MNIYLTILLFILAAIATYFVATRLAMYGDAISEKTKTSSAFMGIIIGAAISLPELTSSVTAIAIDSPDLAIGNLLGSNLFNLLALAVLDMVYRREQIMGQTDLGSKLYIYLVIVMTLIVVAGLSLTLPASIFHIGYSSVILVLVYFFGVKWINKQTEEKVKRKSRKNEKYGEFSYRRVLTMFILSAIGIMIVGTVLTLTADRIAESTGLGASFVGSFLVGASTSLPDAVSVATALKLRNYSMGVSSLLGSNAFNIMLLSFTDAIYFKTNIFQHASPSNVITTISSILVVLVILYSITRKNKRSTLFYMLPSALIVVIYFIATFTVYTMK